The following proteins come from a genomic window of Triticum aestivum cultivar Chinese Spring chromosome 6A, IWGSC CS RefSeq v2.1, whole genome shotgun sequence:
- the LOC123127502 gene encoding fimbrin-5 isoform X2 translates to MEELRGIQEVLTEEDITNFLSESYPDMNQSIEFEQFLREYLSLKAKGTSKSGGQKNLKGSVSFLKASTTTLLHVINESEKISYVNHINNFLGDDPFLKNFLPLDPTSNDLFNLIGDGVLLCKLINIAVPGTIDERAINTKKDLNPWERNENHTLCLNSAEAIGCTLVNIGTQDLIEARPHLVLGLLSQIIKIQLLADLNLKKTPELLELVADDNSKEVEDLVNLAPDKMLLKWMNFHIKKAGYKKTVTNFSTDVKDGEAYAYLLSALAPEHSSTTLIETTDPKERAKKVLETAEKLDCTRYVTSKDIVEGSANLNLAFVAEIFQHRNGLSSNNVAPVIEDTPGDVRTGSVLLVVLDKTKSYVSLILSTAYGIFCYLMNQSHLFFLYLRRNFPRGSNRIPREKPE, encoded by the exons ATGGAGGAGCTTAGGGGCATTCAGGAGGTTCTAACCGAGGAGGATATCACAAACTTTTTGAGCGAGTCTTACCCTGATATGAACCAGTCAATCGAATTTGAGCAGTTCCTTAGG GAGTACTTAAGCCTTAAAGCTAAGGGAACCAGCAAATCAGGAGGCCAAAAGAACTTGAAGGGATCAGTGTCCTTTTTGAAGGCATCGACCACTACTCTCTTGCATGTCATTAATGAGTCTGAAAAAATTTCTTATGTCAATCATATCAATAATTTTCTCGGGGACGACCCTTTCCTGAAGAATTTCTTGCCATTGGATCCAACATCAAATGATTTATTTAATCTCATTGGGGATGGTGTTCTGCTTTG CAAGTTGATCAACATTGCTGTTCCCGGCACAATAGACGAGAGAGCGATCAATACAAAGAAGGATTTGAATCCATGGGAGAGGAATGAGAACCACACTCTTTGTCTCAACTCTGCCGAGGCCATTGGTTGTACTCTAGTTAACATTGGGACACAAGATCTGATTGAAGCCAGA CCTCATCTAGTTCTTGGTTTGCTATCCCAAATCATAAAG ATACAACTCTTAGCTGATTTGAATCTGAAGAAAACACCTGAGTTGTTGGAGTTGGTGGCTGATGATAACAGCAAG GAAGTAGAGGATCTTGTCAACTTAGCACCAGATAAGATGTTGCTCAAATGGATGAACTTCCATATCAAGAAAGCAGGGTACAAGAAAACTGTAACAAATTTCTCTACTGATGTTAAG GATGGTGAAGCGTATGCTTACCTTCTCAGTGCCCTTGCTCCCGAGCATAGCTCAACAACCCTGATAGAAACTACAGATCCTAAAGAAAGGGCAAAGAAAGTACTTGAAACTGCCGAAAAGCTTGATTGTACAAGATATGTAACATCTAAAGATATTGTTGAGGGTTCAGCAAATCTGAACTTGGCATTTGTTGCAGAAATATTCCAGCACAG AAATGGTTTATCATCGAACAATGTGGCTCCTGTCATCGAAGATACCCCTGGTGATGTTAGGACAGG ATCCGTTCTGCTGGTGGTGCTTGACAAAACAAAAAGCTATGTTTCCTTGATTCTTTCCACTGCATATGGTATTTTTTGCTACCTGATGAACCAGTCGCATTTGTTTTTTCTCTACCTCCGGCGAAATTTTCCAAGGGGTTCAAACAGAATTCCACGAGAAAAACCGGAATAG
- the LOC123127502 gene encoding fimbrin-5 isoform X1 — translation MSSFIGVLVSDPWLQSQFTQVQLRTLQTKFTSAKRSDAEHVTIKDLPPVMEELRGIQEVLTEEDITNFLSESYPDMNQSIEFEQFLREYLSLKAKGTSKSGGQKNLKGSVSFLKASTTTLLHVINESEKISYVNHINNFLGDDPFLKNFLPLDPTSNDLFNLIGDGVLLCKLINIAVPGTIDERAINTKKDLNPWERNENHTLCLNSAEAIGCTLVNIGTQDLIEARPHLVLGLLSQIIKIQLLADLNLKKTPELLELVADDNSKEVEDLVNLAPDKMLLKWMNFHIKKAGYKKTVTNFSTDVKDGEAYAYLLSALAPEHSSTTLIETTDPKERAKKVLETAEKLDCTRYVTSKDIVEGSANLNLAFVAEIFQHRNGLSSNNVAPVIEDTPGDVRTGSVLLVVLDKTKSYVSLILSTAYGIFCYLMNQSHLFFLYLRRNFPRGSNRIPREKPE, via the exons ATGTCTAGCTTCATTGGTGTTCTTGTCTCTGATCCATGGCTTCAGAGCCAATTCACCCAAGTGCAGCTTCGAACGCTCCAAACAAAA TTCACTTCCGCAAAGAGATCGGATGCTGAGCATGTAACTATAAAAGATTTGCCGCCAGTGATGGAGGAGCTTAGGGGCATTCAGGAGGTTCTAACCGAGGAGGATATCACAAACTTTTTGAGCGAGTCTTACCCTGATATGAACCAGTCAATCGAATTTGAGCAGTTCCTTAGG GAGTACTTAAGCCTTAAAGCTAAGGGAACCAGCAAATCAGGAGGCCAAAAGAACTTGAAGGGATCAGTGTCCTTTTTGAAGGCATCGACCACTACTCTCTTGCATGTCATTAATGAGTCTGAAAAAATTTCTTATGTCAATCATATCAATAATTTTCTCGGGGACGACCCTTTCCTGAAGAATTTCTTGCCATTGGATCCAACATCAAATGATTTATTTAATCTCATTGGGGATGGTGTTCTGCTTTG CAAGTTGATCAACATTGCTGTTCCCGGCACAATAGACGAGAGAGCGATCAATACAAAGAAGGATTTGAATCCATGGGAGAGGAATGAGAACCACACTCTTTGTCTCAACTCTGCCGAGGCCATTGGTTGTACTCTAGTTAACATTGGGACACAAGATCTGATTGAAGCCAGA CCTCATCTAGTTCTTGGTTTGCTATCCCAAATCATAAAG ATACAACTCTTAGCTGATTTGAATCTGAAGAAAACACCTGAGTTGTTGGAGTTGGTGGCTGATGATAACAGCAAG GAAGTAGAGGATCTTGTCAACTTAGCACCAGATAAGATGTTGCTCAAATGGATGAACTTCCATATCAAGAAAGCAGGGTACAAGAAAACTGTAACAAATTTCTCTACTGATGTTAAG GATGGTGAAGCGTATGCTTACCTTCTCAGTGCCCTTGCTCCCGAGCATAGCTCAACAACCCTGATAGAAACTACAGATCCTAAAGAAAGGGCAAAGAAAGTACTTGAAACTGCCGAAAAGCTTGATTGTACAAGATATGTAACATCTAAAGATATTGTTGAGGGTTCAGCAAATCTGAACTTGGCATTTGTTGCAGAAATATTCCAGCACAG AAATGGTTTATCATCGAACAATGTGGCTCCTGTCATCGAAGATACCCCTGGTGATGTTAGGACAGG ATCCGTTCTGCTGGTGGTGCTTGACAAAACAAAAAGCTATGTTTCCTTGATTCTTTCCACTGCATATGGTATTTTTTGCTACCTGATGAACCAGTCGCATTTGTTTTTTCTCTACCTCCGGCGAAATTTTCCAAGGGGTTCAAACAGAATTCCACGAGAAAAACCGGAATAG